AAAAATTGGAACATGTCCGCTGTATGTCCATTCACTTGAAGATTGGCCGAATCCTACACTATCTCCGCTGATCACGAGATAGCATACTATTACCCGCACTTATCTAGACAATCAACGTAACAAATGGGAAACTTTTAGAAGCTTGGAATTTTTGTCCGGACAAAACAAGATTTGGAGGTGGATAAATACTTATCACCGAAGGGCCTTCCAGTTATGGTAGCCTCTGCACTGACCATACCTTATCGGGCAACTCGGCCGACATACCGCACGGCGCAGCTTCCGGAGATATCTCTGTTTGGTTAACACCTCCAATGTCCGTATGTCCATATTTAACATCTCACTATGTTCCCCGCAGGATTCTTTGGGCACGGCGCACACGCGCAAACGGTTATACACTAGTTTCTGTGACGGAGTGATCCACTAGTAAAGGGTCTCTGAGAGTTTCTGAGGTGGTAATAGACAACAGGATGATTGtatgtattttttgaaaacttTATTGGTAATGCTTTCTTGGAGCACTATTTCTTCGTAGGAAGAGATAGAGACTAATTATAATGGACTTACTATAAATGGAGGTTATAATGACCTAATATAATGTGTCTAATATATAAGGAATAAGGACATTCAAAGGCAAGATTCGAACTGTAcctggaaaaaaaaaataccaGTCTGGTCCTCTTTCATACTTGTCAATAATGTTtattacatatatatatgtatatttctgcttataaatatatatagtttcaaattcttttttgtaatattttctcCTGATTCTGTTCGAAAGCattctatttaaaagatataaaattttagtATCATTTccattgttttatttttttatttcataattggaaataattttaaatttcttctttaggGTTGGTTTTTTGCTTTGTTACTGTTTTTCTCTATAGTCCGTCGTACGACCCCTAACCATGAGTGATCTTAACCCTCAAACAATATATGATATTCCTCAACAacttaataaagaattattatttgataatttttctattactAATTCCATACCTTCAGCAACTTCCACTTTAAGTTATATAAATCATTCTACTaatcaaattaatgataaaaataatcaaactACAGTTTCAAATTCGGATAATGACACTATTAATGATAGTGACGATACGGACGATGAATATGATATAGATGATAAGGATATAAATGATGTTTTGAGTTACaaagaatttaaacaaCTAAATTCAGTTGGTTCGAATttagatattaattttgcCAAGATCATTACCATAAATTTATGCAAAGATAGTTTAATTACTATTCctaataaaattgttgaTGAATTTTCTTTGGCAAATAACCAAATGTTTAAATTATCTGATCAAAATACTATTTTAAAACCAATTGTAATTGAATTACCTGTAGCGAAAAAACATAATTATACTTTAAAGTCATTTCTATTTAGAGATTCTTCTATCGTCTTATTAATTATCGATGAAACTATCCAAACGAAATTAatcaacaattatattaaagaaattgatcATTATTCTCATGGTGATTCCAATATAATCATACTAAATttatccaaaaaaaattacgtGATACTTCCAATTATTCCACAAAATACAACAATCTATTGGTcattaattcatcaaaaattaaggatgataataaagtattggatataattttgaaatccATTGAATCTTCGTTGCAAAATTTCTTGGTAGATTCATTAAGGAATTTAAgttataataaatcaagTCAAAATAAACTTCTAATGACAAGAGAGagttcaataaaaaaatcaaattctttcttaaagagaaaaaggaaaaacTCAACCTGTATTATTTCATGATTATAAACTCCTTTATCTTtgttatttgtattatatcATATTATGTTTGATTTTACTTAATGCTTTGCCTTTTTTTCTCCTccattttatataatattctcttcatttttttttttcgcCCTCATCacttttgttttaatttcctCTTTTTTTCACAATGTCATACTTCTAATATCTCTAAATACTGTTacttattttcttttctgtTATCTTCACATTTATCCTAATACttaatttcatatttctattttatcttcatcttttaataagTTCATCATAGCCTCATCTCTTAATACAATTTGTTTCATTCATGTTGCAAGATaactatttatttttcatatatatttatttaatttaatcatGTATCAACTTTGTATTTGCATTATCTTTGCGAACATAATACCTTGCTTTGCCAAggtttgattttttattttgacttaataatatttctcaTTAATTTGGATTAATTGTTTACAATAAATTAATGTTCCCATTATAATGGGTAATATCTTGTGCTGAGATACTATTCAGCATGATAATAGGCAATCTTTTTGGTAATTTTAGTGGACTAAACCACAGATAGAGTAGTaatctaaaatattattaatgagaaaaaaaatagtatatACACAATAAGGTTCATATTTAAGATAACTGCGGTAGCTCACAATATTTGAAGCCAATAATCACAATGCGAAATTTAGTctgaaataaataatctgttatatttattaatttcattaattcttAACGTTACAACTGGAAATATCAATCGATATGTTACTTTCACAAAATCAAACTGCTTCTTCTATTCTCAAATAGTTGGTGTACTTACTTGGATCCGTATAATAGAGTTATCATATGTGttctaaatataataaaaaacaagtCATCCTTTGCTATTTTATAaagagaataataaaaatataatttattgtaTTAGTAATTTTTACAAGTGATCCTAATGAATTCatatgtaattttttcaaaagacATTTTTGTTATAAGGCTGTCAAACTTTGTAAGATATATCTTTCAAATGtaaaataatctttttatgttattattattattattatgataaaataaaaaattcttgaaaaataaacttcAAATTGgtatagaaataaaaatagtagCTAAACTCTCATATTGAAAGTTTAAgttaaacaataaaaaactCAATTTATTTGTCTATCATCTGGGTTTTTTTTGTTGcgatataatcataataaactaaaaaatattcaattactcggtaataattttcattgaTGGGGCATATacttttagtttttttaagATATTCTTTAagatattcttttattgtttaatatttttta
The window above is part of the Henningerozyma blattae CBS 6284 chromosome 2, complete genome genome. Proteins encoded here:
- the TBLA0B05420 gene encoding uncharacterized protein gives rise to the protein MSDLNPQTIYDIPQQLNKELLFDNFSITNSIPSATSTLSYINHSTNQINDKNNQTTVSNSDNDTINDSDDTDDEYDIDDKDINDVLSYKEFKQLNSVGSNLDINFAKIITINLCKDSLITIPNKIVDEFSLANNQMFKLSDQNTILKPIVIELPVAKKHNYTLKSFLFRDSSIVLLIIDETIQTKLINNYIKEIDHYSHGDSNIIILNLSKKNYVILPIIPQNTTIYWSLIHQKLRMIIKYWI